The DNA window GCAGCCCAGTCTTTTTCTTGGTGTAACGAGCCCATTGTATTATCCCACCTGGGTACTTATACTGCCTCGACGCTGCAGTGCAGAGAATTCATTATTAACTTAGGGAGGCATTTTACAGTTTAGTTTATTCCTGGCTTAAAGTGTCTAAACAATGAGCTTGAATGgataaggaaaaataaaaaataatttcttaaaataGTTGCCTCCATTTATGTTTGGGAAATAATGATAAGTTGTCCTATTTTATGATCCacaacgttaaaaaaaaaataatattattgaaataaatgtaagaaatgAGCCTGTTCTGCCTTGCCCCCCTTTTTCAACAATCTTCAGAATTAATACCTAAAACACCTATTTTGTAATGTAATAGAATGAGAAAGTGATGTACTGTCAATTTAGCTATAGCTAGGcctttttccatgaaaaattaatatatagcctacttgACGCAGATAAGAAAGTGACATTACTAATGGAAAAACTAGTTAAACTGACATATGATACTAGATTAATACGCTCACTAGAGGTGTAGGTCTTAATACAGGAGCGATGCTAGCTAGTGTTGTCCAATTGCAGCCATTGACAGAGCTAACACTGTTAGCATGCAGCTCATATTGTCTAATGTTCTTGTACTAGAAGCACAGGGATGCACACAATTGGTATTGGTCTTCTCATGTGAATCTGGGTAAGATTGCTAAAAAGCTAATTGTCTTCTACAGATTCATCTGAATCACTCATAATGACCTTTGATTGCAGGAATTGCAGGGCATGGTTTAAATACCTTTCAAATTGAAGAAGTACTTAGACACTTGGCTAATCTTGGACCTGGTGTAGCTGGCTTTGTGCACCAGTTCATTGAGATTTGGTGGGAGGTTGACAGCCTGGTTTTCTTTCGGCTTCTTGAAGGACTTAATGAAGTTAATCCCACCCTTTGGCTGGATAgacagcagtgatgtcacacactgaATTGGTTGACACGATCCGACATCTTGTACAGTTTAGGTGTTAATGCTTTGGTTCTAAAGCTTGGACATGACAACAGCATTGTGGCTACttaatgctgattggctgagcatgGTTATTAAAAATGAGTATGTTCTATGCatatatgaatattaatcaAATAGATGCCTAAAATACACACTTCGGGCTTTTTGTTAACCTCACTGCAATTTGTAAAAGAAATTctcataatttaatttgttttcaggATAGAGTGCCATTGAGTCCCATTCATTATTGCCTGTCCTCTAGTggtaaaaatatgcaaaactaTAAAGTGGTTGTCTTTCTCATTAAAGATTCTTTGGTAAAACCCTTATACAGCAGTTGAGACCTGAGAGTGAGGCTATAAGGAAGTGACAGGGCAGGACTTGTGACTCCTTGAGGGAACGTCAGACATACCTTTAGGGAACGTCAGCCATACCTTCAGGGAACGTGCAGCAATGTCCTGGGGTGTGGCGTAGAACACGTCATCCACATCACGTGTGACTAATTCATCGCTGGTGGTGAAGAAGAGGATGAAGAGGCAAGTGTCCCGTCCCACACACTTCATCCAGTGCAGAGTGGCCCGGGGCAGGAAGATGACCTGCCCTACAGTCACGTTGTACGAGGTCACAGCAAACGGGGCGGAGTCCAGGATCCCGATCCACATTGTTCCCTGCAAGTTTGCACTTCAGACTTCAGATCCCAGCAAGGCAAAATTGTGGCACACCAATATGGCACTTATGCTACacatcattattaatgaacattcttttacacacaaataaagCTTTCATTGCCATTGACTTGAAGCTTTAGTAAGAACATTACAAGGGCTTGTAGCACTGTCACAGTGTGAGTTAACAGAATGTTTGGTCTTACCTTGGCTAGGTAGCCATGCTCATTAGCGTTGAAATGCCAGTGGGGTACTCTGCAGCCATTAGGTTTGATCTCCAGTGTGGAAGCTGTCATGCGAGCACCATTTGAGTGAATGCTTTCGCCAAATGCTCTCTCCTCCTTGGTGTCATAATGTGCAGGGTTTGCCCGGTACCTGGCCCACTGGACCACTCCTCCCTGCAGCACAAatctctgaggaagaggaagaggaagaactGGGTGAGCTACCAATAGAAACATAATGTTTCTTGTATGTAGCTTGCAAAGTGTGTGAAAAGCCTTTGAGTGCTGTTAcatacaaaggaaaacaaacacgtTGAGCACTTTGTGGAAATATATAGTTCCGATAATATTTAATTGGCTACAGAggccatttcatttctttctttttgtattttgtaatatacTTATCAATTGGCAAATAAACTAAGTCAGGATAATGTACTGCATACAAGtcagaaaatattcatttaaaattggctatgtaggcctataaaaaaagaattccctAAGATTAATATTATTACAAACCGCATACCCTGTTCATTCTGGAACGTTGCATTTCACCCacgtatttctttttttttgcaaatataacCAAGTATCATACCTTTGAACTTTGCATGCGGTTCAGGTAGCTGTATTCGGTCGGGGTGGGGTTACTAATGTTTAGAACCCTTTCAGCAGCCTTCTCCATGTGCCCCCTCTCCTTTATGGCTTGTAATTTTGGGGAGAGTGTTACCACAGCCAGCCCCAGAGAGAAGGTGATAA is part of the Anguilla anguilla isolate fAngAng1 chromosome 10, fAngAng1.pri, whole genome shotgun sequence genome and encodes:
- the LOC118237353 gene encoding uncharacterized protein LOC118237353 is translated as MGAISYGTNSEKFNSKGYVADPEDKTQKYVVCAHFMKTFCLCLFMVVITFSLGLAVVTLSPKLQAIKERGHMEKAAERVLNISNPTPTEYSYLNRMQSSKRFVLQGGVVQWARYRANPAHYDTKEERAFGESIHSNGARMTASTLEIKPNGCRVPHWHFNANEHGYLAKGTMWIGILDSAPFAVTSYNVTVGQVIFLPRATLHWMKCVGRDTCLFILFFTTSDELVTRDVDDVFYATPQDIAARSLKPKGGINFIKSFKKPKENQAVNLPPNLNELVHKASYTRSKISQVSKYFFNLKASRQYKYPGGIIQWARYTKKKTGLPWVERIFAKSLNEHEDTVTMATMRIFTRGMRQPHYHFNAHTMGYVLRGCGRVGVDNNATEFQIRSGDVFFFPRGIQHYIKNVGKGDLFMVIAFSTHDELQTLDMNIYFQSTADFILAQLFLKKQEEFHKIPTFKQDQDINLP